Proteins encoded in a region of the Sugiyamaella lignohabitans strain CBS 10342 chromosome B, complete sequence genome:
- the SOV1 gene encoding Sov1p (Mitochondrial hypothetical protein; GO_component: GO:0005739 - mitochondrion [Evidence IEA,IEA]; GO_component: GO:0005739 - mitochondrion [Evidence IDA] [PMID 14562095]; GO_component: GO:0005739 - mitochondrion [Evidence IDA] [PMID 14576278]; GO_component: GO:0005739 - mitochondrion [Evidence IDA] [PMID 16823961]; GO_function: GO:0003674 - molecular_function [Evidence ND]; GO_process: GO:0008150 - biological_process [Evidence ND]) has translation MFKQSSPRLARHLTRRSLLKRGAPLARTERRRLRASEREPSTVQPADGSFNIDQLLEALPKLPAHQQDVVRSLLNNQGPAKVDKLLKESYHMVGSKQGPTEQRKISAGGRINLRNKLIYDPETSLETLQEYFPLVLQNPTAFDKLFWKSVVQFYKITRAQGAKVSEESPPPYQFFGELFEVAKLQTNTRIRYSCIKIVGDILYSYNTVRMDPFNEVEYMDSLSYFGNSYRAIQIWKSRRTKKDVEGSLYWLEVGILYHQQAKLLAKAEGLAEEMIQEFGYMQPRVIIGFINSYGPTGNSQLIDKWVNQLTRVIELNNFKLANEKLSEEAEDRIDAERASALFNQIKAPSASDLEKVVALLLKNQLWSQTAVLIEYMEKCGMKNSAHRMLQVLDSTTRRLVNEVNTPKTLIPKQFRRSRRLAAPETNRQLMVVISKIISVYPEVLEYPKFYEAWLRGLTGLELYDNAITVLEAMIDRGIKPTPQHIMSLTRSLLGKNKIEIALELLARLEESSSEFSPAPTSSLYGLFISYGARRSDHELVSGIITRMYSQGLDQSPQTFNALLFYYYRHKDFDSLFKLLERVKGLKGFDLSHANYRSIWMILRDYYNLFSLKALAVNGQTMPPNIRELFIQMVQSGNFRLSMNVFEYVLQTFLLAGDYEGAVAILCFMDTITNIKIPGVITVSVLQLASKIHQKTTYAFSRPSRNELIVEPGYEAETAFSWEMVANKVCETLEIDGQSTISAAKLFVEKIEAPNEYNRLSAADGS, from the coding sequence ATGTTCAAACAATCGAGTCCTAGACTGGCAAGGCATTTGACACGCCGGAGTCTTTTAAAACGTGGTGCACCTCTTGCACGTACGGAGAGGAGGAGGCTTAGGGCATCAGAGCGTGAACCTAGTACAGTGCAGCCAGCAGATGGCTCTTTTAATATTGATCAGTTACTAGAGGCATTGCCAAAACTGCCTGCCCACCAACAGGATGTAGTGAGATCATTATTAAATAATCAAGGGCCAGCTAAGGTTGATAAACTTTTAAAGGAATCATATCATATGGTTGGCTCAAAACAAGGGCCTACAGAACAGAGGAAAATCAGCGCTGGTGGAAGAATCAACCTCCGAAATAAACTGATCTACGACCCTGAAACTTCCCTGGAAACCCTTCAAGAATATTTTCCTCTTGTACTACAGAATCCGACTGCATTTGATAAGCTATTCTGGAAATCGGTTGTCCAATTTTATAAAATCACTAGAGCTCAGGGCGCTAAAGTTAGCGAAGAGTCGCCGCCACCATACCAATTTTTCGGTGAGTTATTCGAAGTAGCAAAACTCCAAACAAACACTAGGATTCGGTATTCTTGTATAAAGATCGTGGGTGATATTCTGTATTCATATAACACAGTACGGATGGATCCCTTCAACGAAGTCGAGTATATGGACAGCTTATCATACTTCGGCAATTCGTATCGTGCAATCCAGATATGGAAATCTCGACGAACAAAGAAAGATGTAGAGGGTTCCTTGTACTGGTTAGAGGTAGGTATTTTATACCACCAGCAGGCTAAACTATtagcaaaagcagaagGCCTAGCGGAAGAAATGATCCAGGAATTTGGATATATGCAACCAAGAGTTATAATAGGGTTTATTAACTCATATGGTCCGACAGGAAACTCTCAGCTGATTGATAAATGGGTAAACCAGCTGACTAGAGTAATTGAGCTGAATAATTTTAAGTTGGCAAATGAGAAGCTTTCGGAGGAAGCTGAAGATAGAATCGATGCTGAGAGAGCAAGCGCTCTGTTTAATCAAATTAAAGCCCCTTCTGCTAGCGACTTGGAAAAAGTTGTTGCTCTGCTCTTGAAAAACCAATTATGGTCGCAAACTGCTGTTTTAATAGAGTACATGGAAAAATGTGGTATGAAAAACTCTGCTCACCGGATGTTACAAGTTCTAGATTCTACCACTAGACGATTGGTGAACGAGGTCAATACTCCCAAAACATTAATACCTAAGCAGTTTAGGCGGTCAAGAAGGTTGGCAGCTCCGGAAACAAATAGACAGTTAATGGTTGTTATTAGCAAGATCATTTCTGTGTACCCCGAAGTTCTTGAATATCCAAAGTTTTATGAAGCCTGGCTCAGGGGGCTAACTGGACTTGAGTTATATGACAATGCAATTACTGTTCTAGAAGCTATGATTGACAGAGGGATAAAGCCGACTCCCCAGCATATAATGTCCTTAACTCGGTCACTGTTAGGCAAAAACAAGATCGAGATTGCTTTAGAATTATTAGCGCGACTAGAAGAGAGCTCGTCAGAGTTTTCGCCTGCTCCAACCTCTTCATTGTATGGGCTCTTTATCTCTTATGgagcaagaagaagtgACCACGAGCTTGTCAGTGGAATAATCACAAGAATGTATTCTCAAGGGTTAGATCAATCGCCGCAAACTTTTAATGCCCTGCTTTTCTATTACTATAGACATAAGGATTTTGATTCGCTGTTTAAGCTATTGGAGAGGGTGAAGGGACTTAAGGGTTTCGATCTCAGTCATGCCAACTATCGCTCGATTTGGATGATTCTGAGAGACTACTATAATCTCTTTAGTTTGAAAGCTTTGGCTGTAAATGGGCAAACTATGCCGCCCAATATTCGGGAACTATTCATTCAGATGGTGCAAAGTGGGAATTTCCGTTTATCTATGAATGTTTTTGAATATGTTCTGCAGACGTTCCTATTGGCTGGTGATTATGAGGGAGCAGTGGCTATTTTGTGTTTTATGGATACAATCACAAATATTAAAATTCCGGGTGTGATCACTGTGAGCGTTCTTCAATTGGCATCTAAAATCCATCAAAAGACAACATATGCGTTTTCGCGGCCGTCAAGAAATGAGCTCATTGTTGAGCCAGGATATGAAGCAGAGACTGCGTTCTCTTGGGAAATGGTTGCCAATAAAGTTTGTGAGACACTTGAGATCGATGGCCAGTCGACGATTTCTGCAGCCAAACTTTTCGTTGAAAAAATAGAGGCACCTAATGAATATAATAGACTATCTGCCGCAGATGGCTCTTGA
- the YCF1 gene encoding ATP-binding cassette glutathione S-conjugate transporter YCF1 (Vacuolar glutathione S-conjugate transporter; member of ATP-binding cassette family; ATPase activity required to support vacuole fusion; forms stable complexes with vacuole fusion machinery; regulates Vam7p recruitment to vacuoles; has role in detoxifying metals such as cadmium, mercury, and arsenite; also transports unconjugated bilirubin, selenodigluthatione, and oxidized glutathione; similar to human cystic fibrosis protein CFTR; GO_component: GO:0000329 - fungal-type vacuole membrane [Evidence IDA] [PMID 23658021]; GO_component: GO:0000329 - fungal-type vacuole membrane [Evidence IDA] [PMID 8692889]; GO_component: GO:0016021 - integral component of membrane [Evidence IEA,IEA]; GO_component: GO:0016021 - integral component of membrane [Evidence ISM] [PMID 12192589]; GO_component: GO:0016020 - membrane [Evidence IEA]; GO_component: GO:0005774 - vacuolar membrane [Evidence IEA]; GO_component: GO:0005773 - vacuole [Evidence IEA]; GO_function: GO:0005524 - ATP binding [Evidence IEA,IEA]; GO_function: GO:0016887 - ATPase activity [Evidence IEA]; GO_function: GO:0042626 - ATPase activity, coupled to transmembrane movement of substances [Evidence IEA]; GO_function: GO:0015127 - bilirubin transmembrane transporter activity [Evidence IGI,IMP] [PMID 10790694]; GO_function: GO:0015431 - glutathione S-conjugate-exporting ATPase activity [Evidence IDA] [PMID 10220408]; GO_function: GO:0015431 - glutathione S-conjugate-exporting ATPase activity [Evidence IDA] [PMID 12383937]; GO_function: GO:0015431 - glutathione S-conjugate-exporting ATPase activity [Evidence IDA] [PMID 12755704]; GO_function: GO:0015431 - glutathione S-conjugate-exporting ATPase activity [Evidence IDA] [PMID 9217966]; GO_function: GO:0017111 - nucleoside-triphosphatase activity [Evidence IEA]; GO_function: GO:0000166 - nucleotide binding [Evidence IEA,IEA]; GO_process: GO:0006200 - ATP catabolic process [Evidence IEA]; GO_process: GO:0015723 - bilirubin transport [Evidence IGI,IMP] [PMID 10790694]; GO_process: GO:0008152 - metabolic process [Evidence IEA]; GO_process: GO:0046686 - response to cadmium ion [Evidence IEA]; GO_process: GO:0010038 - response to metal ion [Evidence IDA] [PMID 10220408]; GO_process: GO:0010038 - response to metal ion [Evidence IDA] [PMID 12755704]; GO_process: GO:0010038 - response to metal ion [Evidence IDA] [PMID 9217966]; GO_process: GO:0055085 - transmembrane transport [Evidence IEA]; GO_process: GO:0055085 - transmembrane transport [Evidence IMP] [PMID 10790694]; GO_process: GO:0006810 - transport [Evidence IEA,IEA]; GO_process: GO:0042144 - vacuole fusion, non-autophagic [Evidence IMP] [PMID 23658021]): MLLWYWLVALTSSSLKLTNSLLDEEYNSSLLLFLLRTFVTVNSVFVFSLEWLVPRIRNRNVDKDLRNADIFSNLFLLWLNPLINTAFKTDITERDLPEMEDSFSTSELSDKLLDHWNKSSRKGAVGMAFTIARTLRLELVALIGAGFAIDILTYIRPFLLQKILLFVREYNNDRSLPLSIGIYWTLLNGLVSLWIVFLQNRIGLSAVRLSVGVNGAIYGSVFVKALKLSARSRETKTASHIINLMTTDLGQVNNCMQQLLPLFTTPLEIVYCFIVLYSFLGFSFFGGVSIMIIVVPLNAYVSSKFRQLTVDLMKAIDERVKITTSMFSNAKSLKLYAWEGPWLDRLKEARNEHELVLRKKVMFWLTILTGIWSIVPYFIAAGVFGAFLYMEDRPLTADIIFPSLSLFNLLSGPLIAIPYGITMLIQSKVSFQRFADLLSADEQPTDQLIHLPPVNDPKSKLPVVKFSNTTVSWSESEDAAVALDEIDFEAYKRQLLCVIGKVGAGKSALVKTLCGELFLKQGSVSIRGNIAYVPQEPWLLNQSVKDNILFRNKYDPEFYQKTLEACDLVYDIKNLPDGDETEVGERGISLSGGQKARVSLARAVYARADVYVLDDILSAVDEHVGKHLIDHVLGKHGLLASKTIVLATNNVKVLAEADNIILIEDKKIRESGSPLETIGKKGPIYELMKEFGAAQHETVEELKEEIVTVAVQEEPEEQFDDLRRASIESFRSISEEATKELERRKKSQDAVESGAVKSSVYLRYFQASGIGRVTLSVIMIIMVGALTTLGSVWLKLWSDQSITGATSESLYYLGVYVLIGIVYGVIHVSSTYIAQAIAGLKAAEVLHDNMAQMVLRSPMSFFEQTPLGQILNRFTTDINEIDNSVANTLASTFRVLMTMFFAVLVVCYSTPIVTIAVLPVTILYWYYQKFYLVASRQLKRLSSAARSPMMANFEESVKGIKVIRAFEKDRHFIHENNIRSDLVLKTVSHAASVDRWLALRLGIMGSLFVLFTGISGVYMAKLGLMTEGVLGLGMSNAMIITSQLWMVVRQSIEIERRGVTIERIFQYHALKSEAPEIVENNRPPAYWPSEGRITFDKFSTRYKEGMKLVLKDINLDIKPREKIGVVGRTGAGKSTLTLSLFRLIEPASGTVVVDNINTNDIGLLDLRHNMSIIPQDAQIFSGTVRDNLDPFRERDDTDLWRVLELCHLKDHVSGMEGGLDAALADSGENLSKGQAQLICLARALLHDSNILVLDEATASVDVETDKIIQQTIRTELKHKTIITIAHRLNTIMDSDRIVVLEKGEIAEFDSPQNLLAKPESLFYGLCEKAGLVGNEDKN, encoded by the coding sequence ATGTTATTGTGGTACTGGCTTGTTGCATTGACAAGTAGCTCGTTAAAATTGACCAATTCGCTACTTGATGAAGAGTATAACAGCTCGCTCCTTCTATTCCTGCTGAGAACATTTGTTACTGTTAACTCTGTATTTGTGTTTTCTCTTGAATGGCTTGTTCCTAGAATCCGTAACAGAAATGTTGACAAGGATCTTCGTAATGCCGACATTTTCTCAAACTTGTTCCTCCTTTGGCTGAATCCTTTGATTAACACCGCTTTTAAGACTGATATCACTGAGAGAGACCTCCCTGAAATGGAGGATTCTTTTTCTACTTCAGAATTGAGTGATAAGCTTTTGGATCATTGGAACAAGAGCAGTAGAAAGGGTGCCGTTGGAATGGCATTTACAATTGCAAGAACATTGAGATTAGAGCTTGTTGCTCTTATCGGAGCCGGTTTTGCTATTGATATTCTCACCTATATCCGTCCTTTCCTGTTGCAgaagattttgttgtttgttcGTGAGTACAACAACGACCGTTCTCTACCTCTCTCTATTGGTATATATTGGACTCTTTTGAATGGTCTTGTTTCACTGTGGATTGTGTTTCTGCAAAACCGAATTGGTCTGTCTGCTGTTCGTCTCAGTGTCGGTGTCAACGGTGCCATTTATGGCTCTGTATTTGTCAAAGCCCTTAAATTGTCTGCTAGATCAAGAGAAACTAAAACTGCATCTCACATTATTAATTTGATGACTACTGATTTGGGTCAAGTAAACAATTGTATGCAACAACTGCTTCCTCTGTTTACCACCCCCTTGGAAATCGTTTATTGTTTTATTGTGTTATACAGCTTCCTTGGCTTCAGCTTTTTCGGAGGTGTTTCAATTATGATCATCGTTGTTCCATTAAATGCATATGTATCATCAAAGTTCAGACAGTTAACTGTTGATTTGATGAAAGCTATAGATGAGCGTGTCAAGATTACAACCAGTATGTTTTCGAATGCCAAGAGTCTCAAGCTGTATGCTTGGGAGGGCCCTTGGTTAGATCGTTTGAAGGAAGCTAGAAATGAGCACGAGCTCGTACTTCGTAAGAAGGTTATGTTCTGGCTTACTATTCTGACTGGTATTTGGAGTATTGTTCCATATTTCATTGCTGCCGGTGTTTTCGGTGCATTTTTATACATGGAAGATCGTCCCTTGACTGCCGATATTATCTTCCCCTCATTGTCATTATTCAATCTTCTCAGTGGTCCTTTGATTGCTATCCCATATGGTATTACCATGTTGATTCAGTCCAAGGTTTCCTTCCAGAGGTTCGCTGATCTTCTTTCGGCTGACGAACAACCCACCGACCAACTCATTCACTTGCCACCTGTGAATGATCCTAAGAGTAAGTTACCAGTTGTCAAGTTCTCAAACACAACCGTTAGCTGGTCTGAGtctgaagatgctgctgtagctcttgatgaaattgattttgaagcCTACAAGAGACAACTACTCTGTGTCATTGGAAAGGTTGGAGCCGGAAAGTCGGCTTTGGTCAAGACTCTCTGTGGTGAGTTGTTCTTGAAACAAGGATCAGTATCAATTAGAGGAAACATTGCTTATGTGCCTCAAGAACCTTGGCTCCTTAATCAATCTGTCAAGGACAATATTCTTTTCAGAAACAAATACGACCCAGAGTTTTATCAAAAGACCCTGGAAGCTTGTGATCTGGTCTACGATATCAAGAACCTTCCTGATGGCGATGAAACTGAAGTTGGTGAGAGAGGTATTAGTCTTTCTGGTGGCCAGAAAGCTCGTGTGTCACTTGCTAGAGCAGTATATGCCCGTGCCGATGTTTATGTCCTTGATGATATCCTTTCAGCTGTTGATGAGCATGTTGGAAAGCACTTGATTGACCATGTTCTAGGAAAGCATGGTCTTTTGGCTTCGAAAACTATTGTTCTCGCTACAAACAATGTCAAGGTTCTGGCCGAAGCTGATAACATTATCTTGATAGAggacaaaaaaattaggGAATCTGGCAGTCCTTTGGAAACCATTGGTAAAAAGGGTCCCATTTATGAGCTTATGAAGGAATTCGGAGCTGCTCAACATGAAACTGTGGAGGAACTCAAGGAGGAAATCGTCACAGTTGCCGTACAAGAGGAACCCGAGGAGCAATTTGATGATCTTCGTCGAGCTAGTATTGAATCGTTCAGATCTATTTCTGAAGAGGCTACAAAAGAGTTGGAGAGACGAAAGAAGTCACAAGACGCCGTGGAGTCTGGTGCTGTGAAGTCGTCTGTGTATCTGCGTTATTTCCAGGCGTCGGGTATTGGTCGTGTTACTTTATCTGTTATTATGATTATCATGGTTGGTGCTCTTACCACGTTAGGATCGGTTTGGCTGAAGTTGTGGTCTGACCAAAGTATTACTGGTGCTACGTCAGAGTCACTTTATTATCTGGGTGTCTATGTGCTAATTGGAATTGTGTATGGAGTTATTCACGTTAGCAGTACCTATATTGCACAGGCCATTGCAGGATTGAAGGCAGCTGAAGTCCTTCATGACAATATGGCTCAAATGGTTTTGCGTTCGCCTATGTCATTCTTCGAACAAACACCGTTGGGTCAGATTTTGAACAGATTTACTACTGATATCAACGAAATTGATAATTCAGTTGCTAACACTTTGGCTTCTACTTTCCGTGTGCTCATGACCATGTTTTTCGCTGTTTTGGTTGTCTGTTATTCCACCCCCATTGTTACCATTGCTGTATTACCAGTTACTATTCTTTATTGGTACTATCAAAAGTTTTACCTTGTGGCATCTCGCCAACTTAAGAGATTATCAAGTGCTGCAAGAAGTCCTATGATGGCCAATTTTGAAGAAAGTGTCAAGGGAATCAAGGTCATTCGTGCATTTGAGAAAGATCGTCACTTTATCCACGAGAACAATATTCGTTCCGACCTTGTATTGAAGACAGTCTCCCATGCGGCATCCGTTGATAGATGGCTCGCATTAAGACTAGGTATTATGGGATCGTTGTTTGTCCTTTTCACGGGTATATCCGGTGTTTATATGGCCAAACTGGGTCTTATGACCGAAGGTGTTCTTGGTCTGGGTATGTCTAATGCAATGATTATTACATCGCAGCTATGGATGGTGGTGCGCCAGTCTATTGAGATTGAAAGAAGAGGTGTGACTATCGAACGTATCTTCCAATACCATGCATTGAAGAGCGAGGCACctgaaattgttgaaaataaCAGACCTCCAGCCTACTGGCCATCAGAGGGTCGTATTACTTTCGATAAATTCAGTACCAGATACAAGGAAGGAATGAAGCTTGTCCTCAAAGATATCAATTTGGATATCAAACCAAGAGAAAAGATTGGTGTTGTGGGAagaactggtgctggaaagAGTACACTTACTCTTTCATTGTTCAGACTTATTGAGCCAGCCAGTGGCACAGTTGTCGTTGACAACATCAATACCAACGACATTGGTTTGTTAGACCTAAGACACAACATGTCCATTATTCCTCAAGATGCTCAGATTTTTAGTGGTACTGTCAGAGACAACTTGGATCCTTTCCGTGAGCGTGATGATACCGATTTGTGGAGAGTTTTGGAGTTGTGCCACTTGAAGGACCATGTTTCTGGAATGGAAGGTGGTCTCGATGCTGCATTGGCTGATAGTGGTGAAAACCTAAGTAAGGGTCAAGCACAGCTCATTTGTCTTGCAAGAGCTTTGTTACACGACTCAAACATTCTCGTCCTAGACGAAGCTACTGCTTCAGTAGATGTGGAGACAGACAAAATCATCCAACAGACTATTCGTACTGAGTTGAAACACAAGACTATTATCACTATTGCTCATCGTCTCAATACAATCATGGATAGCGATAGAATTGTGGTGTTAGAAAAGGGTGAGATTGCTGAGTTTGACAGCCCACAGAACTTATTGGCCAAACCAGAGTCATTGTTTTACGGTTTGTGCGAAAAGGCCGGATTGGTTGGCAATGAAGATAAAAATTGA
- the SDT1 gene encoding Sdt1p (Pyrimidine nucleotidase; responsible for production of nicotinamide riboside and nicotinic acid riboside; overexpression suppresses the 6-AU sensitivity of transcription elongation factor S-II, as well as resistance to other pyrimidine derivatives; SDT1 has a paralog, PHM8, that arose from the whole genome duplication; GO_component: GO:0005575 - cellular_component [Evidence ND]; GO_function: GO:0016787 - hydrolase activity [Evidence IEA]; GO_function: GO:0008252 - nucleotidase activity [Evidence IDA] [PMID 11934891]; GO_process: GO:0008152 - metabolic process [Evidence IEA]; GO_process: GO:0006206 - pyrimidine nucleobase metabolic process [Evidence IMP] [PMID 11934891]) produces MQQLIHKYFVTHLELDDESAELLHQRYYKEFGLAIEGLVRFNKIDAMAYNAEVDDALPLDGIMKPDPDLRKMLLSIDRTKVKKLWLLTNAYINHARRVVRLLGVDDLFDGITYCDYAQVPLICKPKREMFHKAMEQAGVDDVNKCYFVDDSYINIVGARKFGFKKPIQYVDADDPLPEKPASDYTVRSLLELPQLVPEVFKIEEN; encoded by the coding sequence ATGCAACAGCTGATTCACAAGTACTTCGTTACTCATTTGGAGTTGGATGATGAGAGTGCTGAACTGCTTCATCAGAGATATTATAAAGAATTTGGACTTGCCATCGAGGGTTTAGTGCGTTTTAACAAGATTGATGCCATGGCATATAACGCCGAGGTCGATGATGCTCTTCCTTTAGATGGAATCATGAAGCCTGATCCAGATCTCCGAAAGATGCTGCTAAGCATTGACAGAACAAAGGTCAAGAAACTATGGCTGTTAACGAACGCTTATATTAACCACGCCCGTCGTGTAGTGAGGCTGCTAGGAGTCGACGATTTATTTGATGGAATTACATATTGCGACTACGCGCAGGTGCCCTTGATCTGTAAACCAAAACGCGAGATGTTTCATAAAGCCATGGAACAAGCCGGTGTTGACGATGTTAACAAATGCTACTTCGTGGACGACAGCTATATCAACATTGTGGGAGCACGAAAGTTCGGTTTCAAAAAGCCCATACAATATGTGGATGCTGACGACCCACTGCCCGAAAAGCCTGCCAGCGACTACACTGTCAGGTCTCTGCTTGAGCTGCCACAGCTCGTGCCTGAAGTGTTCAAGATAGAAGAGAACTAG